A region from the Halobellus litoreus genome encodes:
- a CDS encoding L-threonylcarbamoyladenylate synthase gives MTEFEETPEPGLEDAIDAAVAAIADGETVVYPTETVYGLGADATDPTAVERVFEVKGRDRSKPLSLGVPSVDAALRYARPSDRALRFMRAFLPGPVTVVVDADPSLPEALTAGRDRVGIRIPDHEVALALFERVAPTPVTATSANVSGSPSVTDAATLDPALRDAVAVVVDAGPTPGTESTVVDPERNVVHRRGAMADAIVAWLTEESGAAPTVEDG, from the coding sequence ATGACGGAGTTCGAGGAGACGCCCGAACCCGGACTTGAGGACGCCATAGACGCCGCCGTGGCCGCGATCGCAGACGGCGAGACCGTCGTCTACCCGACCGAGACGGTGTACGGTCTCGGGGCGGACGCGACCGACCCGACGGCCGTCGAGCGCGTCTTCGAGGTGAAGGGGCGCGATCGGTCGAAGCCCCTCTCGCTCGGCGTTCCGAGCGTCGACGCCGCGCTTCGGTACGCCCGGCCGAGCGACCGCGCGCTCCGGTTTATGCGCGCCTTCCTCCCCGGACCGGTCACTGTCGTCGTCGACGCCGACCCGTCGCTCCCCGAGGCCCTCACCGCCGGCCGCGACCGAGTCGGGATCCGCATCCCCGACCACGAGGTCGCGCTCGCCCTGTTCGAGCGCGTCGCGCCGACGCCCGTGACGGCGACGAGCGCGAACGTCAGCGGGTCGCCGAGCGTCACCGACGCCGCGACGCTGGACCCGGCGCTCCGCGACGCCGTCGCGGTGGTCGTCGACGCCGGACCGACGCCCGGCACCGAGAGCACGGTCGTCGACCCCGAGCGGAACGTCGTCCACCGACGCGGCGCGATGGCCGACGCCATCGTCGCGTGGCTGACCGAGGAGAGCGGCGCGGCACCGACCGTCGAGGACGGGTAG
- a CDS encoding sensor histidine kinase — protein sequence MSLSDENRSAGGRALSEGEALRRMYRITADHGRGFEEKLVELLTLGRTFLGVEAGFLTNIADGTQEIIEASGEHEKLQAGQTCPLSRAYCRKAVKRENALTVQHAELEGWERDAAYEEFGLESYIGTKVVVDGEVYGTFCFADSEPRSRAFTEGEETFVELMAEWVSYELFQQQATERIEEQRDQLEKFASVVSHDLRNPLGVVQGYLDLAAETGDPEHFDRCRDALDRMDTLIDDLLTLAREGDTIAETESVELSALVTECWSYVTAADATLDVETDLEIRGDRNRLQQLFENLFRNATEHGGDDVTVRVGTLRGGTGIYVEDDGPGIPEPDRTEVFEDGYSTEEDGTGFGLSIVKQVTDAHGWDVAVTDGTDGGARFEMTGLDRVGEV from the coding sequence ATGTCTCTCTCAGACGAAAATCGATCGGCCGGTGGGAGAGCCCTGTCTGAGGGAGAAGCGCTCCGTCGGATGTACCGCATCACCGCGGACCACGGGCGAGGCTTCGAGGAGAAACTCGTCGAACTGCTGACGCTCGGACGGACGTTTCTGGGCGTCGAGGCCGGGTTTCTAACCAACATCGCCGACGGCACACAGGAGATCATCGAAGCCAGCGGCGAGCACGAGAAATTGCAGGCGGGTCAGACGTGCCCGTTATCCAGGGCGTATTGCCGGAAGGCCGTCAAGCGGGAGAACGCGCTGACGGTGCAGCACGCCGAACTCGAAGGCTGGGAGCGAGACGCGGCGTACGAGGAGTTCGGTCTCGAATCCTACATCGGGACGAAAGTCGTCGTCGACGGGGAGGTGTACGGCACGTTCTGTTTCGCCGATTCGGAGCCGCGCTCGCGGGCGTTCACCGAGGGCGAAGAGACGTTCGTCGAACTGATGGCCGAGTGGGTGAGCTACGAGCTGTTCCAACAGCAGGCGACCGAGCGAATCGAAGAGCAGCGCGATCAGCTCGAGAAGTTCGCCAGCGTGGTGTCGCACGACCTCCGGAACCCGCTCGGCGTCGTCCAGGGGTATCTCGACCTGGCGGCGGAGACGGGCGATCCGGAGCACTTCGATCGGTGTCGGGACGCGCTCGATCGGATGGACACGTTGATCGACGACCTCCTGACGCTCGCTCGCGAGGGCGACACCATCGCGGAGACGGAGTCGGTCGAACTGTCGGCGCTGGTCACCGAGTGCTGGTCCTACGTGACCGCCGCAGACGCGACGCTCGACGTGGAGACCGACCTGGAGATCCGAGGCGACCGGAACCGACTGCAACAGCTGTTCGAGAACCTGTTCCGGAACGCCACCGAGCACGGCGGGGACGACGTGACCGTTCGGGTCGGCACGCTGCGAGGCGGGACGGGCATCTACGTCGAAGACGACGGGCCCGGAATTCCGGAGCCCGACCGAACGGAGGTGTTCGAGGACGGGTACTCGACCGAGGAGGACGGAACCGGATTCGGGCTCTCGATCGTCAAGCAGGTGACGGACGCGCACGGCTGGGACGTAGCCGTGACCGACGGCACCGACGGCGGTGCGCGGTTCGAGATGACCGGCCTGGACCGAGTTGGCGAGGTCTGA
- a CDS encoding inorganic phosphate transporter — translation MVAAATLATLLVAALASLFMAWSIGAGSSGSTPFAPAVGANAISVMRAGFVVGVLGLSGAILQGANVTQAVGTELVVGSVLTATASTVALIVAAALVAIGVFAGYPIATAFTVTGAVVGVGLANGGGPAIAKYQQIVSLWVLTPFVGGGIAYATARFLRNESVPERVAVPALGGVVGLLVANIRFAALGGESGRSLAAVGAAATPSLSLPVAGVDVGVAVVSALFALVAVAVVRREIVVDPARGQRRFLLVLGGLVAFSAGGSQVGLAIGPLVPLLGEVAVPLPTLLGGGGLGLLVGSWTGAPRMIKAISQDYSSLGPRRSIAAMIPAFAIAQVAVALGIPVSFNEIIVSAIIGSGYAADGAGVSREKMLKTVLAWVGSLALAFGLAYGAFSALDLVL, via the coding sequence ATGGTCGCGGCCGCCACGCTCGCCACGCTCCTCGTCGCCGCCCTCGCGAGCCTCTTTATGGCGTGGTCGATCGGTGCGGGCTCGTCGGGGTCGACTCCGTTCGCCCCGGCGGTGGGCGCGAACGCGATCTCGGTGATGCGCGCGGGGTTCGTCGTCGGCGTGCTGGGTCTCTCGGGGGCGATCCTCCAGGGCGCGAACGTGACGCAGGCCGTCGGAACGGAACTCGTCGTCGGCTCCGTCCTCACGGCCACCGCCTCGACGGTCGCGCTCATCGTCGCGGCGGCACTCGTCGCGATCGGCGTCTTCGCCGGCTACCCGATCGCGACGGCGTTCACGGTCACCGGCGCGGTCGTCGGCGTCGGTCTCGCCAACGGCGGCGGCCCGGCGATCGCGAAGTACCAGCAGATCGTCTCGCTGTGGGTGCTCACCCCGTTCGTCGGCGGCGGGATCGCCTACGCGACGGCGCGCTTCCTCCGCAACGAGTCCGTCCCCGAACGCGTTGCCGTGCCCGCCCTCGGCGGCGTCGTCGGCCTCCTCGTCGCGAACATCCGCTTCGCCGCGTTGGGTGGCGAATCGGGGCGGTCGCTCGCGGCGGTCGGCGCGGCCGCGACGCCCTCGCTCTCGCTCCCGGTCGCGGGCGTCGACGTCGGCGTCGCCGTCGTCTCCGCGCTGTTCGCCCTGGTCGCCGTCGCCGTCGTCCGCCGCGAGATCGTCGTCGATCCCGCCCGCGGGCAGCGCCGTTTCCTGCTCGTTCTGGGCGGTCTCGTCGCCTTCTCGGCCGGCGGCAGCCAGGTCGGCCTCGCGATCGGCCCGCTCGTCCCGCTCTTGGGCGAGGTGGCCGTCCCGCTCCCGACGCTGCTCGGCGGCGGCGGACTGGGCCTGCTCGTCGGCTCGTGGACGGGGGCGCCGCGGATGATCAAGGCCATCTCGCAGGACTACTCCTCGCTCGGCCCCCGGCGCTCCATCGCGGCGATGATCCCCGCTTTCGCCATCGCGCAGGTGGCGGTCGCGCTCGGGATTCCGGTCTCGTTCAACGAGATCATCGTCAGCGCGATCATCGGCAGCGGCTACGCCGCCGACGGTGCGGGCGTCAGCCGCGAGAAGATGCTCAAGACGGTGTTGGCCTGGGTCGGCTCGCTGGCCCTCGCCTTCGGCCTGGCGTACGGTGCGTTCAGCGCGCTCGATCTGGTTCTGTGA
- a CDS encoding histidine kinase N-terminal 7TM domain-containing protein — protein sequence MPDSLPLLLSLLISVVLGSASAILAWREGSKPGARALVLLLSGQVGWSISLIFRLQASSIEAKLLWMHVMWIGVVAVPLGWILFALAYTGRDRFLNPRYVAALAAVPVVTVIIVALGPRQELLQIGIAGSTDAGIIQNENGGVWFWIVAIYTYLLGAAGGVLLLDLVLSRMFTFRKQAYALIGALVVPWVTNLGYLTNTLNTPIDPTPIAFSLSGVIYLFSIRHFELLRTNPAPNNRARELVFDGVQEGVIVLDISDNIIDINEPALEILQVTRAELLGSSAPEVIPDYEAFPASGSLDDFLTIETPSGNRDFEIEVTEITSERGKAIGYVVAFQDVTEFLRQEQRLEVLNRVLRHNIKTETNLILGYADGLSDEDARRMKQSALRIDELGQKGREAIRLFSRAREQSDFKSVHAIVEECVTEARSRFPHATVEYQRADRDATVNSLLDAVLLNAIENAAEHNDGDDPRIEITASVTDDLITVEIRDNGPGISDYELSVISEGAESSLKHGSGIGLWIIKWGADLLGGRVQFSGTDPTGTVVEITVPTGES from the coding sequence GTGCCGGATTCACTCCCACTCCTCCTCTCGCTACTCATATCCGTCGTCCTTGGCTCCGCCTCGGCAATCCTGGCGTGGAGAGAGGGGTCGAAGCCGGGAGCGAGAGCCCTCGTCCTCTTGTTGAGTGGGCAGGTCGGCTGGTCGATTTCGCTCATCTTTCGACTCCAGGCGTCTTCGATCGAGGCGAAGCTACTCTGGATGCACGTTATGTGGATCGGCGTCGTGGCAGTCCCGCTCGGATGGATTCTCTTCGCGCTGGCGTACACCGGGCGCGACCGGTTTTTGAACCCACGATACGTGGCGGCTCTCGCTGCCGTTCCGGTCGTGACAGTAATCATCGTCGCACTCGGACCGCGTCAGGAACTGCTGCAAATCGGTATCGCCGGTTCCACTGACGCCGGCATCATTCAAAACGAAAACGGCGGTGTCTGGTTCTGGATCGTCGCGATCTATACGTATCTGCTGGGTGCGGCCGGAGGCGTCCTGTTGCTTGATCTGGTCTTGAGCCGGATGTTTACGTTTCGGAAACAGGCCTACGCTCTCATCGGCGCGCTCGTCGTCCCCTGGGTCACAAATCTGGGCTACCTCACGAACACCCTCAATACACCCATCGATCCGACGCCGATCGCATTCTCGCTTTCCGGGGTCATTTACCTATTTTCGATCCGACATTTTGAGCTGTTGCGGACGAATCCGGCACCGAACAACAGGGCCCGAGAGCTGGTGTTCGACGGCGTTCAGGAGGGGGTGATCGTGCTCGACATCAGTGATAACATCATCGACATCAACGAACCGGCGCTGGAGATACTCCAGGTGACGAGAGCGGAACTGCTCGGCTCGTCCGCACCGGAGGTGATCCCCGACTACGAGGCATTCCCGGCGTCCGGTTCGCTCGATGACTTCCTCACGATCGAGACCCCCTCCGGGAACCGTGACTTCGAGATCGAGGTCACCGAGATCACCTCCGAGCGAGGGAAGGCGATCGGGTATGTGGTGGCGTTCCAGGACGTCACCGAGTTCCTGCGACAGGAGCAGCGCCTCGAGGTTCTCAACCGCGTCCTCCGTCACAACATCAAAACGGAAACGAACCTGATACTCGGATACGCCGACGGGCTGTCCGACGAGGACGCCAGGCGCATGAAGCAGAGCGCGCTGCGGATCGATGAACTGGGACAGAAAGGACGCGAGGCGATCCGGCTCTTCAGCCGCGCCCGCGAACAGTCCGATTTCAAGTCGGTGCACGCGATAGTCGAAGAGTGCGTCACCGAAGCCAGATCGCGGTTCCCGCACGCGACAGTCGAATACCAGCGCGCCGATCGAGACGCGACGGTCAATAGTCTCCTCGATGCGGTGCTCCTGAACGCGATCGAAAACGCCGCCGAGCACAACGACGGTGACGACCCCCGTATCGAAATCACCGCCAGCGTCACGGACGATCTCATCACGGTCGAAATCCGGGACAACGGGCCGGGAATCTCCGACTACGAACTGTCCGTGATCTCGGAAGGGGCCGAATCCTCACTCAAGCACGGGAGCGGAATCGGGCTCTGGATAATCAAGTGGGGCGCGGACCTCCTCGGGGGAAGGGTCCAGTTCAGCGGGACGGATCCGACTGGTACCGTGGTTGAGATCACAGTCCCGACGGGCGAATCGTAA
- a CDS encoding DoxX family protein translates to MAADTDHDDAAEGPGTFSRLGRVLFGLGLALQASEDFRDIDDSIEYAESEGVPVPELAAPFASGMMFVGGLGVALWRAPRIATGAVVTFLAVVTPTMHDFWNAEEGSGSGDRLAFFGNLAMFGAALVFLREAYR, encoded by the coding sequence ATGGCCGCCGACACCGACCACGACGACGCTGCCGAGGGACCCGGCACCTTCTCGCGACTCGGACGGGTGCTGTTCGGCCTCGGCCTCGCTCTCCAGGCCTCCGAGGACTTCCGCGACATAGACGACTCGATCGAGTACGCCGAGTCGGAGGGCGTTCCCGTTCCGGAACTCGCCGCGCCCTTCGCCTCCGGGATGATGTTCGTCGGGGGGCTCGGGGTCGCGCTCTGGCGCGCGCCCCGAATCGCGACCGGCGCGGTCGTCACGTTCCTGGCCGTCGTGACGCCGACGATGCACGACTTCTGGAACGCCGAAGAGGGCTCCGGCAGCGGCGACCGACTCGCGTTCTTCGGGAATCTGGCGATGTTCGGGGCCGCGCTCGTATTCCTGCGCGAGGCGTACCGGTAG
- a CDS encoding glutathione S-transferase N-terminal domain-containing protein encodes MSDSDPQITLYRLQACPFCERVVRTLQDLGLSYRSRFVEPMHADRNVVKRVSGKRSVPAIVDEHTGVTMSESANIVEYLTKTYGEGA; translated from the coding sequence ATGAGCGACTCCGACCCACAGATCACGCTGTATCGGCTCCAGGCGTGTCCGTTCTGCGAGCGCGTCGTTCGCACGCTTCAGGACCTCGGTCTCTCGTACCGGTCGCGCTTCGTCGAACCGATGCACGCCGACCGCAACGTCGTCAAGCGCGTCTCGGGCAAGCGCAGCGTTCCCGCAATCGTCGACGAGCACACCGGGGTGACGATGTCCGAATCCGCGAACATCGTCGAGTATCTGACCAAGACCTACGGGGAGGGCGCGTAG
- a CDS encoding CRISPR-associated protein Cas4 translates to MPISHLARAAYCPRQYYYAERDDDHEPPASVGAVRDLAFRYERHRTATDEALRRLPIAVAPDRYRSNLASLAERDDYDRLAAPAVREAFLRGRDCHGVAHKVLGRADGTSGTSERDEPGGRDDAAPPTPTIVSPGDPPPQGVWEPQRVRAVAVAKALAREREREIPRALVEYPAHGVVRTVRLTTRNKSAYRRTLWTVRSMRGVPSRIRDESKCDACEYRTTCGTKTRSLKTLLGLG, encoded by the coding sequence ATCCCGATCTCTCACCTCGCACGCGCGGCGTACTGCCCGCGGCAGTACTACTACGCCGAGCGCGACGACGACCACGAACCGCCGGCCTCGGTCGGGGCCGTCCGCGACCTCGCGTTCCGGTACGAACGACACCGGACCGCGACGGACGAGGCCCTCCGTCGCCTGCCGATCGCCGTCGCTCCGGATCGATACCGGTCGAACCTCGCGTCGCTCGCCGAGCGCGACGACTACGACCGACTCGCGGCCCCGGCGGTCCGGGAGGCGTTCCTCCGCGGCCGCGACTGCCACGGCGTCGCACACAAAGTGCTCGGACGGGCGGACGGGACGAGCGGAACGAGCGAGAGGGACGAACCCGGCGGCCGCGACGACGCCGCGCCGCCGACGCCGACTATCGTCTCACCGGGCGATCCGCCGCCGCAGGGAGTCTGGGAACCGCAGCGGGTTCGCGCCGTCGCCGTCGCGAAGGCCCTCGCCCGGGAGCGCGAGCGCGAGATTCCCCGTGCGCTCGTCGAGTACCCGGCGCACGGCGTGGTTCGAACCGTCCGGCTGACGACGCGGAACAAGAGCGCGTACCGACGCACGCTGTGGACGGTCAGGTCGATGCGCGGCGTCCCGAGTCGCATCCGCGACGAATCGAAGTGCGACGCCTGCGAGTACCGAACCACCTGCGGGACGAAGACGCGGTCGCTGAAGACGTTGCTCGGACTCGGGTGA
- a CDS encoding MFS transporter, translating into MGVAHAIQREATELWAEGKGPLLVAIAGGWGVLLGTRMVYPVLLPYLRSSFDLSLTVGGLLVTVLWLGSALGQLPGGILADRYSERAVMVAGALVVAVALVFVVTASTPLVLFAATGLVGLGQSLYPIARITILSKIYPDRIGSALGVTMATGDLGQTVFPPIGGAIAAAVAWQLGLGFIAPLLVVVAVVLWVTLPVQPSTGSPVDSLSAESASSVIGKLRRSNLVFVAFILFLYILIWQSFTGLYPTYLVERKGLSSSLAGILFSVFFAFGVLVKPLAGAAYDRIGLRRALAVVLVGPVVGLTLLPFVDGFWPLVGVTALVSTMLGSGTITQSFFSDAIPDEVQGTGLGVVRTTTATLGALGPVVFGALADRGYFDEGYVLLAAVLVVVIILTLRLPERSRA; encoded by the coding sequence ATGGGAGTCGCCCACGCAATCCAACGGGAAGCGACGGAACTGTGGGCCGAGGGGAAGGGACCGCTCCTCGTCGCCATCGCGGGCGGGTGGGGCGTCCTGCTCGGGACCCGGATGGTGTACCCGGTCCTGCTGCCCTACCTCCGGTCGTCGTTCGACCTCTCGCTCACCGTCGGCGGCCTGCTGGTGACGGTGCTCTGGCTGGGATCGGCGCTCGGACAACTCCCCGGCGGCATCCTCGCCGACCGCTACAGCGAGCGCGCCGTGATGGTCGCGGGCGCGCTCGTCGTCGCCGTCGCCCTCGTCTTCGTCGTCACGGCGTCGACGCCGCTCGTCCTGTTCGCCGCCACTGGCCTCGTCGGCCTCGGCCAGTCGCTGTACCCGATCGCGCGGATCACGATCCTCTCGAAGATCTACCCCGACCGCATCGGCAGCGCCCTCGGCGTGACGATGGCGACGGGCGACCTCGGGCAGACCGTCTTTCCGCCGATCGGCGGCGCGATCGCCGCGGCCGTCGCGTGGCAACTCGGCCTCGGATTCATCGCCCCGCTCCTCGTCGTCGTCGCGGTCGTCCTCTGGGTGACGCTTCCCGTCCAACCCTCGACCGGGAGTCCGGTCGACTCCCTGTCCGCGGAGAGTGCCTCGTCCGTCATCGGGAAGCTCCGCCGATCGAACCTCGTCTTCGTCGCGTTCATCCTCTTTCTCTACATCCTGATCTGGCAGTCGTTCACCGGCCTCTATCCGACGTACCTCGTCGAACGGAAGGGGCTGTCCTCCTCGCTCGCCGGCATCCTGTTCAGCGTCTTCTTCGCTTTCGGCGTGCTCGTCAAGCCGCTGGCCGGTGCCGCCTACGACCGGATCGGGCTGCGCCGGGCCCTGGCCGTGGTGCTCGTCGGTCCCGTCGTCGGCCTCACACTCCTCCCGTTCGTCGACGGCTTCTGGCCGCTCGTGGGGGTGACTGCGCTGGTGAGTACGATGCTCGGGTCGGGGACGATCACGCAGTCGTTCTTCTCGGACGCGATCCCCGACGAGGTACAGGGCACCGGACTCGGGGTCGTTCGGACGACGACGGCGACGCTCGGCGCACTGGGACCGGTCGTCTTCGGGGCGCTCGCCGACCGCGGCTACTTCGACGAGGGATACGTGTTGCTGGCGGCGGTGCTCGTCGTCGTGATCATCCTCACGCTTCGGCTTCCCGAACGTTCGAGAGCGTGA
- a CDS encoding UbiA family prenyltransferase, protein MGVAGTLITMVILSLSPTLAPVVVGLVAYSVYVGDRISDTKYEPDATSARSAFIGRHRRLLSITSAAAYGLAVAISTLNGPLALAITLIPGATWVVYAVELPESSRAPIKRLKTVFVLNSTLVALAWATAMVLLPIVFAGATVTPVALVLAVYFFFDIFVNTEIPNVRDVDDDARNDVATFPTVVGVRRTRHLLYVINILSVLVVVGAFVGGYLPALVAVVLLAGRALAVLLNSRVGRSDDYRRLEFLGEMNHVFVAGGLLLAVFL, encoded by the coding sequence ATGGGTGTCGCTGGCACGCTCATCACGATGGTGATCCTTTCGCTTTCGCCAACCCTGGCGCCGGTCGTCGTCGGGCTGGTCGCCTACAGCGTCTACGTCGGCGATAGAATCAGCGATACGAAATACGAACCGGATGCGACATCCGCTCGAAGTGCCTTCATCGGTCGGCACAGGCGTCTACTTTCGATAACGTCTGCAGCAGCGTACGGGCTCGCGGTCGCGATCTCGACGCTCAACGGTCCGCTCGCCCTCGCGATCACCTTGATACCCGGCGCGACCTGGGTGGTGTACGCGGTCGAGCTGCCCGAAAGCTCGCGTGCACCGATCAAACGCCTGAAGACGGTCTTCGTCCTCAATTCCACTCTCGTGGCGCTGGCGTGGGCGACGGCAATGGTCCTGTTGCCGATCGTGTTCGCCGGAGCCACCGTCACCCCCGTCGCCTTGGTCCTCGCTGTCTACTTCTTCTTCGATATCTTCGTCAATACGGAGATTCCGAACGTCCGCGACGTCGACGACGATGCCCGCAACGACGTCGCGACGTTCCCGACAGTCGTCGGCGTCCGACGGACGCGGCACCTGTTGTACGTGATCAATATCCTCTCGGTACTCGTCGTCGTCGGGGCGTTCGTCGGCGGCTACTTGCCCGCGCTCGTCGCTGTGGTCCTCCTGGCCGGACGAGCGCTCGCAGTCCTCCTGAATAGTCGCGTCGGGCGCAGCGACGACTACCGCCGACTGGAGTTCCTCGGCGAAATGAACCACGTTTTCGTCGCCGGCGGATTACTCCTTGCCGTGTTCCTCTAG
- a CDS encoding redoxin domain-containing protein, with amino-acid sequence MDLDFEVVSLPESDHPEAGETAPDFTRPLVNEEYWEDASLSSVVAEGPTLLVFHPMDGAFPTTYIWNEIDERGFVDDVRVVGVSVSTPYEHKALLDDRAAGVRLFSDPAADVAAAYGVENDLDGMAGVTEHRPATFLLDESRTVQYAWVAQEWPAFPDYDAVEAAIDDLD; translated from the coding sequence ATGGATCTCGATTTCGAGGTCGTCTCCCTGCCCGAGAGCGACCACCCGGAAGCGGGCGAGACCGCCCCGGACTTCACGCGCCCGCTGGTGAACGAGGAGTACTGGGAGGACGCGTCGCTGTCGTCGGTCGTCGCCGAGGGGCCGACGCTACTCGTCTTCCACCCGATGGACGGCGCGTTCCCGACGACGTACATCTGGAACGAGATCGACGAGCGGGGCTTCGTCGACGACGTTCGGGTGGTCGGCGTCTCGGTTTCCACGCCGTACGAGCACAAAGCCCTCCTCGACGACCGCGCCGCGGGAGTCCGCCTCTTCTCGGACCCCGCGGCGGACGTCGCTGCGGCCTACGGCGTCGAGAACGACCTGGACGGAATGGCCGGCGTGACCGAACACCGACCAGCCACCTTCCTCCTCGACGAGTCGCGAACGGTCCAGTACGCGTGGGTCGCACAAGAGTGGCCGGCGTTCCCCGACTACGACGCGGTCGAGGCCGCGATCGACGACCTCGACTGA
- a CDS encoding FKBP-type peptidyl-prolyl cis-trans isomerase — MSIQEGDRVAVEYVGRFEDGSVFGTSKYAVAAERGLDEAQDRDADDYGPLAFTVGDGDVIDGLDEAVRGMTVGESATVTVPPESAYGEVRSERIREYDRETFEGMVGEAPEVGLHVHAQNGLHGDVVAVREETVEVDFNHELAGQTLVFDVEVVDRRPSGSD; from the coding sequence ATGAGCATCCAGGAGGGCGACCGCGTCGCCGTCGAGTACGTCGGTCGGTTCGAAGACGGCAGCGTCTTCGGGACCTCGAAGTACGCCGTCGCCGCCGAGCGCGGCCTCGACGAGGCCCAGGACCGCGACGCCGACGACTACGGCCCGCTCGCGTTCACGGTCGGCGACGGCGACGTGATCGACGGCCTCGACGAAGCGGTGCGAGGGATGACCGTCGGCGAGTCGGCCACCGTCACTGTGCCGCCGGAGTCCGCGTACGGCGAGGTCCGCTCCGAGCGGATCCGCGAGTACGACCGGGAGACGTTCGAGGGGATGGTCGGCGAAGCGCCTGAAGTCGGCCTCCACGTGCACGCCCAAAACGGCCTCCACGGCGACGTCGTCGCCGTTCGCGAGGAGACCGTCGAAGTGGATTTCAACCACGAACTCGCCGGGCAGACGCTCGTGTTCGACGTCGAAGTCGTCGACCGGCGGCCCAGCGGGAGCGACTGA
- a CDS encoding hemolysin family protein, which translates to MGLSPPLASLAARRPTGIDDRTAIEAGTEVQAEAASVDLSSAAALLADSVPILQAVPINDTTVTVAGAVAILLLIGFSAFFSSSEIAMFSLAKHRIDSLVEDNVPNAEVVSDLKSNPHRLLITILVGNNIVNIAMSSIATAIVSIYFDPGTAVLASTFGITTLVLLFGESAPKSYAVENTESWALRISRPLKYSEYALLPLVVVFDYLTRVINKVTGGRSAIETSYITRDEIQDLIQTGEREGVIEEEEREMLDRIFRFNQTIAKEVMTPRLDMTAVPKDSTIDEAIETCVHSDHERVPVYDGNLDNIIGIVTIRDLVREKNYGSGTASLTDLVQPTLHVPESKNVDELLTEIQDNRLRMVIVIDEFGTTEGLVTLEDMVEEIVGDILEDDEEESFEYVDDRETLVRGEVNIDEVNEELGLELPEGEEFETLAGFIFNRAGRLVEEGEEITFDGITIRIEQVDNTRIMKARITIPEGSESEGEDAEPTADEEESESPTQE; encoded by the coding sequence ATGGGTTTGTCTCCGCCACTCGCGTCTCTCGCAGCTCGACGTCCGACCGGAATCGACGACCGGACCGCGATCGAGGCGGGAACCGAGGTCCAAGCGGAAGCCGCCAGCGTCGATCTGTCGTCCGCAGCGGCGCTCCTCGCCGACTCGGTTCCGATCCTCCAGGCGGTTCCGATCAACGACACCACGGTGACCGTCGCCGGAGCCGTCGCGATACTCCTCTTGATCGGGTTCTCGGCGTTCTTCTCCTCCTCGGAGATCGCGATGTTCTCGCTGGCGAAGCACCGCATCGACTCGCTCGTCGAGGACAACGTGCCCAATGCAGAGGTCGTCAGCGATCTCAAATCGAACCCTCACCGGCTCCTGATCACGATCCTCGTCGGGAACAACATCGTCAACATCGCGATGTCCTCGATCGCGACCGCGATCGTGAGCATCTACTTCGACCCGGGGACGGCGGTGCTGGCGTCGACGTTCGGAATCACGACTCTGGTGCTCCTGTTCGGCGAGAGCGCGCCGAAGTCCTACGCCGTCGAGAACACCGAATCGTGGGCGCTCCGCATCTCCCGGCCGCTGAAGTACTCCGAGTACGCGCTGCTCCCGCTCGTCGTCGTCTTCGACTACCTCACCCGCGTCATCAACAAGGTGACCGGGGGGCGCTCGGCGATCGAGACCTCCTACATCACCCGCGACGAGATCCAGGACCTCATCCAGACCGGCGAGCGCGAGGGCGTCATCGAGGAGGAAGAGCGGGAGATGCTCGACCGGATCTTCCGCTTCAACCAGACCATCGCCAAGGAGGTGATGACGCCGCGACTCGATATGACGGCCGTTCCGAAGGACTCGACGATCGACGAGGCCATCGAGACCTGCGTCCACTCGGATCACGAGCGCGTCCCGGTCTACGACGGCAACCTCGACAACATCATCGGAATCGTCACCATTCGAGACCTCGTTCGCGAGAAGAACTACGGCTCCGGCACCGCGTCGCTGACGGATCTCGTCCAGCCGACGCTGCACGTCCCCGAGTCGAAGAACGTCGACGAACTCCTCACCGAGATCCAGGACAACCGGCTGCGGATGGTCATCGTCATCGACGAGTTCGGGACCACGGAGGGGCTCGTCACACTCGAAGACATGGTCGAGGAGATCGTCGGCGACATTCTCGAAGACGACGAGGAGGAGTCCTTCGAATACGTCGACGACCGCGAGACGCTCGTCCGCGGCGAGGTCAACATCGACGAGGTCAACGAGGAACTCGGCCTCGAACTCCCCGAGGGCGAGGAGTTCGAGACGCTCGCGGGCTTCATCTTCAACCGCGCCGGCAGACTCGTCGAAGAGGGCGAGGAGATCACCTTCGACGGGATCACCATCCGCATCGAGCAGGTCGACAACACCCGGATCATGAAGGCGCGAATCACTATCCCCGAAGGGTCGGAGTCGGAGGGAGAGGACGCGGAGCCGACGGCCGACGAGGAGGAGTCGGAGTCGCCGACGCAAGAGTGA